Part of the Maridesulfovibrio sp. genome, TTACAATAAAAAATGTTTATACTCTGCAGAAATAACAAATTTAAGGGGTAAATATGAAAATTTTGACAGCATCACGTATGGAACGTTGCATTGGCTGCCATTCCTGTTCTTTTGCGTGTGCGCGGCTGGTCCACCAGCTTCTATCATGGAATACGGCCGGAATCAGGATTGCTTCATCCGGTGGCCTTTCCACCGGGTTCGTAGCCAAGGTCTGTCTGGCTTGTTCTCCGGCACCATGTGCCGAGGCTTGTCCTACCGGTGCCATGAGGGGGCGCAAGAAAGGAGGCGGGGTAATCCATAAAAAAGATATCTGTATCCGTTGTGGAAAATGTGCGGAAGCCTGTCCGGTGGATGCCATTTATCTGGATCTCAAGGATCGTCCGTACGTGTGTATTCATTGCGGCAGGTGTGTTGAATTTTGTCCGCATGAATGTCTTGAGCTAGTCGAATCAGATCAGAGGAGGGACTAATAATGATACGTGATTACTTCAGGGTCCTCGTGGTTGATCTGGGAAGCGGCAAAGGCAATGTTGTAAAAGTTGACGGGCGAAACGAATTTGCAGGGGGCAGCGGGCTCGGAGCTTTGCTGTTTGATAAATATGGACACGTGGATCGTCCTTGGGATGATCCGGATCAGCCGCTTATATTTTCCATCGGTCCTTTGACCGGATTATTTCCGCTTATGAGCAAGACTGTCTGTTCCTTTAAATCTCCCTATCACGACCAGTTTGCCGAAAGTCATGCCGGGGGGCGTTCCGCTCTGGCAATCCGTTTTGCTGACTACGATGCGCTGGTCATCACCGGACGTGCTTCGCGTTTATCCTGCCTTTCCCTTGGGATGAAACATTTGGAAGTGAAGGACGTCCAGTTTCTGGCCGGGAAAGATGTCTTTACAACCGGAAAGATTTTGCGCTCCATGTTTCCCGGTTCCGGCCACAGGTCCATCCTGCGCATCGGTCCTGCCGGGGAGCAGCTTTCTGCAATGTCCTGCATCAATGCCGACACCTACCGTCATTTCGGACGGCTTGGTTCCGGTGCGGTCATGGGGGCCAAGAATCTCAAGGGAATCGTGATTCAGGGGGACGGTTCTTTCGCGCTGCCGGACAATAAGGAGTATTCTGAAATTTATAAGCAGGTCTACGAGAAGATGACTGCCACCGACATGATGAGCAAATATCACAACC contains:
- a CDS encoding 4Fe-4S binding protein, encoding MKILTASRMERCIGCHSCSFACARLVHQLLSWNTAGIRIASSGGLSTGFVAKVCLACSPAPCAEACPTGAMRGRKKGGGVIHKKDICIRCGKCAEACPVDAIYLDLKDRPYVCIHCGRCVEFCPHECLELVESDQRRD